From Vigna angularis cultivar LongXiaoDou No.4 chromosome 11, ASM1680809v1, whole genome shotgun sequence:
TTGTTCCCAACCACACAATAGTACAACATGGGGTAGAGGATAACAGATATAACGTACAAACCTCCTGCTATGGGAGGTTAAGTAAATAAAGACAACTTTTACTTCAAATCTTTGTTGAGTTGAAATTCCAAGACACCTGAAAATAAAATCTTGCTTTAACGCATTGCTTTATTCGCAAGCATCTCGATTGACATCCATTGTTAGATGGATAGCTCCCACTAGTCGGAACTTATTCCCCTTTCTTTTCTCCTAAAATTGTGGCTTGTGCCagttacaaatttaaaactaaagcAGCATTCATGCTTTTACTGTTTTTGCAGCATAAATAGAGTACGAAAACAAGTTGTGTTCgaccttttatttttattgttatattatcATTTTGGATCCGCCCTTGGTTTATCAAAACCAGTAACAAAGATTAGAGACCCGGCGAGGACAGCCAGAGAAgcttattaaaatttacatgcAAATACCAGCGATTACTTCATAGTAGTATCAGATGCCAAATACAGTCAAAGTCACCTCCGAATCCAGTTACATGGAATACTTATAAGCTATAGTAAAATGAATACAACTTTTGGGCAAAAAATGGAAACCCAAATAATTGTACAAATGCCAACTTAGGCAACTGGTGGACGGAGTACATGATCTTGTGATGTATCCACTGCGGCAGGAGGCATAAATTGCCACATGGCAACACCCGGATAACTGATGAAAGGCACCAACTTGTTGCCCGGGGCTTGACCTTGTGGAGCAAACGCGGCTGGAATTGCGGGAGGGGGTGGCAAGAAAGCAGGTTGGGCACTCATTGATTTTACTTGTAGCTCCAGCTTCTCTTTCTCCACCTTGAGCCTCTGTTTCTCATCACGAAGTTCATTCTTCTCAGCCTGCATAGTAAATGGGAATTCAACAGTTAGTGTCTTGTAAGGTTTGGTTTGCATGTTTTCCATCACGGCTACTACTTACTACTATAACAACAAAGTCCTATACTAGCTAGATGAGTCCGGCTACAAAATTCAACATAGCCTTACCCACTGGGTAATGTACTACTGTTATGGCAAAAAATTTAACGAAATGAAATGACCTAGAATAAGGACCTCCCAAACAAGTCCTCCAATCTTAAAAAGAAATGTATTGAATATAAATTGAGGTCTCACCTTTAACTCTTTAATCTTCTCTTGAAGACTCGTAGTTGACTCTTTCAACTTCTGGGCTTCATCCCGGAGCTGGGTCACCATTCGGACAGCATCCATAAGAATGGCAGCCTTGTCTGTTTTGGGAGGCCTTCCGGGCTCCAAGATGGAGCCCAATTCAACAAACCTATGCATGTCAATCGTTTTAAATACAAGCCCTCAAAACAGTTACAAACAGGAAGATGGCAAGGATTCAAAAGGTTACTTGTCATTAAGTCTATCCCTTCGCAACTTCTCCCGACACGCCTTGGAGCTAGAAGCAGTACATGAATCAGATCTACCCCTACAACAGGAATAAACAAGAGATATAGCGTAACTTCATCCAAGAATAAGTATCTGAATAGGATCCAATAATCTTTAAGCTCTTGTCAGTGAGAGTGGCCAGAGAAAACAGGAGAAAACATCGCAATATCATACTTAAGCAACATAAGCCTATAAGTTATACGAAATAGTATAGTCGTGGCAATTTCTTCATTGATGTTGCTGAACTAATGCTGACGAACTTATCATCTTCATATCAGAAACATCGTTGAATCGCCATTTCACTTAATTATATTACTTCACAACCGTGAGTTAATCGATGACCAACCTATGAATAACATAGCTTGtctttttaaatcattaaagaAATTCATGCAACCGTTTTCATTTCAGTCTTCAATTGTTACTTCAaagctaaaagaaaaaaaaatcgcaAAGTAAATAAGCTGGACTCTACCACACGCCAAACAGCAGAAAttgagaaataaaagaaataaagtgcAAACTGGCGATTAAGTTTTCCTCTCTTTGGATTGACAACATAACTCTCTTCTACCAAAAACAATCCAACTAATTCAGGAACCAGCCTTGAAATTAATACCACACACTATTGATCCAATTGCATGGTGTTATTTATGagttatattatttctttctttaactttaaataattcGAAAGAAAATGTGGGGGGAATTGTGTACCTCTTCTTCAAAGCAGGGTCTTTGAGGCCATCAGAATCAACGAGTGAAGCATCAATTTCAACACTAGAAGCAGACAGCATCACCAGAACACGAATTAGCGAAGTGAAAATGAATCAGAAACCCTAATTAGGGGAATGAAATAGTACCTGACATTGGAGGGAGGCGGGGGCCATGAGAAGGCGGAAGCGGAGACGGTGAAGGAGCCGTCTCCGACAGTAATGTCATCGTCGATCAACGGGTAGTCGAAGAGCCAATTGCTGTTTTCCGGGGAAACCATGGCGTGTAGGGATTTTCCCGGAGAATTGTGAATTTGGagtatttatttgtttcttgttCCTTTGAAGTGATTGTAAGGGAGAGTGTGGGTTGAGGAGATATGGTGAAAGAGAGAAGGAATTGAAATGGGTGTTGTGCAGTGTTGAAGAGAGCACGTTGGAGGgtagagagaaaaagagagccTTCTGCGAAAAGGAGAATCTATGGCTATGCTTCTACAGTGACCCATGATGTGACCATAATGACACATCAATGAACCAATTACACCATCAAAATCCTACCTTCAACCACTTCCCACTCTTATAAAACCCAAATTTCCTAAATATTGTTCTAATCATCAACTACCAAATTATTAAATCTGTAAGGATGTAcactttaattgttttttttttttcatggaagGCTATatctttcatatatatatacatttctttttctaaatttttctaATAGATATAAGTTAAGCTTAaaacatcaaaaatatatttttattacatatatgtttttagttttcaaattataacGTAAAATTAGAAttcgttttttattattttaaaagtatttaatttttaaacttaaaaaataaaaaaaactaaatgaaTATAGTATTCGTCTTGAATGATATTAAAGatttataaatctatatatatatatatatatatatatatatatatatat
This genomic window contains:
- the LOC108333985 gene encoding transcription factor ILR3 — translated: MVSPENSNWLFDYPLIDDDITVGDGSFTVSASAFSWPPPPSNVSVEIDASLVDSDGLKDPALKKRGRSDSCTASSSKACREKLRRDRLNDKFVELGSILEPGRPPKTDKAAILMDAVRMVTQLRDEAQKLKESTTSLQEKIKELKAEKNELRDEKQRLKVEKEKLELQVKSMSAQPAFLPPPPAIPAAFAPQGQAPGNKLVPFISYPGVAMWQFMPPAAVDTSQDHVLRPPVA